Proteins co-encoded in one Marinomonas sp. IMCC 4694 genomic window:
- the rpmH gene encoding 50S ribosomal protein L34 produces the protein MKRTFQPSVLKRKRNHGFRARMATKGGRQVIARRRARGRKVLSA, from the coding sequence AAGAACTTTTCAACCGAGCGTTCTAAAACGCAAACGCAACCACGGTTTCCGTGCTCGTATGGCAACTAAAGGCGGACGTCAAGTTATCGCTCGTCGCCGTGCTCGCGGCCGCAAGGTACTAAGCGCATAA